In Rosa chinensis cultivar Old Blush chromosome 1, RchiOBHm-V2, whole genome shotgun sequence, a genomic segment contains:
- the LOC112181679 gene encoding probable serine/threonine-protein kinase At1g01540 encodes MTLLSDKLLHLSETMSSTTLSLKQMLMKPTSLFGAKLWVLLVTFTVLFTLLVIVFVLVIYIIRYRRHRKSYNSHLCVQNPIASKAPHIAYGHSSLDRRLLSLNMSKIEMNNGKERQTVLSDQLSSTGASGITPTSTKVSESESRYSSVVKDVWRGDKFTLRELEAATNGFGRENLIGNGDYGIVYHGILFDNIRVAVKRLVSDSCHEDDFIAEMEAIGHVRHKNLVKMLGYRIERAYRLLVHEYVDNKSLHHWLHECSRSVSPLTWDIRMKIIHGIAKGLAYLHEDIEPKIFHRSLISSNVLLGHQWDPKISDFGLAKLYSPAWGITIMESLGYVAPEYAATGDFNEKSDVYSFGVLIMEIISGRTPIDRTQHQPYLVDWLKSMVASQRTAYVVDPKLPEKPSSKELKRVLLVALRCADPDLEDRPRMGEVLHMLEPRDLLMLDDRWLKRSRDCSSSLPTRELLQER; translated from the exons ATGACTCTGCTCTCTGATAAGCTCCTTCATCTCTCTGAAACTATGTCTTCCACTACATTATCTCTGAAGCAAATGCTCATGAAGCCAACCTCATTGTTTGGTGCCAAGTTATGGGTTCTGCTTGTGACCTTCACTGTTCTATTCACCCTTCTGGTGATTGTCTTTGTCTTGGTGATCTATATCATCCGGTACCGCCGGCACCGGAAGTCCTACAATTCCCATTTGTGTGTACAAAATCCCATTGCTTCCAAAGCCCCTCACATTGCTTATGGTCACTCATCTCTTGATCGGAGGCTGCTTTCGCTTAACAtgtccaaaattgagatgaaCAATGGGAAGGAGAGGCAAACTGTGCTCTCTGATCAGCTGTCCTCTACTGGCGCCAGCGGGATAACCCCCACTAGTACTAAGGTGAGTGAATCGGAATCTAGGTACTCTTCGGTGGTTAAAGATGTGTGGAGGGGTGACAAGTTTACTCTAAGGGAACTTGAGGCAGCAACAAATGGGTTTGGTAGAGAAAATCTGATTGGCAATGGAGACTATGGCATTGTATATCACGGTATTCTGTTTGATAATATTCGTGTGGCGGTGAAGAGGCTTGTGAGTGACAG TTGCCATGAGGATGACTTCATAGCAGAAATGGAGGCGATTGGGCATGTGAGACACAAAAATCTTGTCAAGATGCTTGGATACAGAATCGAAAGAGCTTACAG ATTGCTTGTGCATGAGTATGTAGATAACAAAAGTCTGCACCATTGGCTTCATGAATGTTCAAGAAGTGTCAGCCCTCTAACATGGGATATTCGGATGAAAATAATCCATGGAATAGCAAAAGG ATTGGCCTACCTTCATGAGGATATTGAACCAAAAATTTTCCATAGAAGCCTAATATCTAGCAATGTACTGCTTGGTCACCAATGGGATCCTAAGATTTCTGATTTTGGCCTTGCTAAGCTATACAGTCCGGCGTGGGGAATCACCATAATGGAATCGTTAGG TTATGTTGCCCCAGAATATGCTGCCACTGGTGATTTTAATGAGAAGTCGGATGTTTATAGCTTCGGAGTGTTGATTATGGAGATAATTTCTGGCAGGACTCCTATTGACCGCACTCAACACCAA CCATATCTGGTAGACTGGTTAAAGTCCATGGTTGCCAGTCAAAGAACTGCTTATGTAGTTGATCCTAAATTACCAGAGAAGCCATCTTCAAAAGAACTCAAAAGGGTTCTTCTGGTTGCTCTTCGTTGCGCTGATCCTGATTTAGAAGATAGGCCTAGAATGGGAGAAGTTCTTCACATGCTTGAGCCCCGCGACTTGCTAATGCTCGAC GATCGATGGCTTAAGAGATCGAGAGACTGCTCATCATCTTTGCCTACAAGAGAGCTTCTGCAAGAACGATGA